Proteins encoded in a region of the Gulosibacter sediminis genome:
- a CDS encoding Rieske (2Fe-2S) protein → MTTDAAPAGLMSRRALVRTTAVAGGGMALAALLSACGESSREAGETAAPFTVPAAEVPVGGGIVLAQHQALVTQPVEGEFHAFSAVCTHKGCVLSDVQGDRAHCGCHNSYFDLATGEPVAGPALEPLPELTVTQDGEQLSIS, encoded by the coding sequence ATGACGACAGACGCTGCTCCAGCCGGGTTGATGAGCCGTCGCGCGCTCGTGCGCACGACCGCGGTTGCGGGCGGGGGCATGGCGCTCGCCGCGTTGCTCAGCGCGTGCGGCGAGTCGAGCCGCGAGGCCGGCGAGACCGCCGCCCCGTTCACGGTGCCGGCGGCCGAGGTGCCGGTCGGCGGCGGCATCGTGCTCGCGCAGCACCAGGCGCTCGTGACGCAGCCGGTCGAGGGCGAGTTCCACGCGTTCTCGGCGGTGTGCACCCACAAGGGCTGTGTGCTGTCGGACGTGCAGGGCGATCGCGCACACTGCGGCTGCCACAACAGCTACTTCGACCTCGCCACGGGCGAGCCGGTGGCGGGGCCCGCGCTCGAGCCGCTGCCCGAACTCACGGTGACGCAGGACGGCGAGCAACTCAGCATCAGCTAA
- the malQ gene encoding 4-alpha-glucanotransferase, with amino-acid sequence MTAAVSHDVLQELAGHFGIATEFTDWLGEHREVSDDTLISVLGALDVDASTDELARAALDDLGNRRWRQVVPPTVVTRVGSSTEVLVHVPAGASVQLSVELEEGGRVELEQLEHFVDAHDVNGLAVGEAKFAVPASIPAGWHAIVATLDGAEISPEARVALDVTERRQRGASEPIVEARGTLISAPDASSFDVPEPVWGLMAQLYQARSSRSWGLGDLGDLRTLGEWGAEHEADFVLVNPFHAPSPVTPLEPSPYLPTTRRFLDPSLISIDDLVASEPVSQEVGQRLAELATFCRQNHTRDVIDRDGTWLAKREALALCFDAARHGDDGRWHAFGAFCELEGQGLIDFATWAALCEQLGGNWRDWPEEYRSPNNEAVDVFRQEHAERVEFYCWVQFVLRDQGAAAQQRLRDAGMRIGVMHDLAVGVHPSGADAWSLVDSLARGVSVGAPPDQYNQLGQNWSQPPLRPDALERLGYEPLRDVLRAAFAGAGALRIDHILGLFRLWWVPEGRDASEGTYVTYNHEAMIGALLLEAERAGALVIGEDLGVVSELTRQVMAERHVYGTQIMWFEFEEDGSPKRPEHYRTECLATVTTHDLPPTAGFLELRHVDIRDQLGLLTRPIEEERAAEQELVDAYRQQLVEEGRISNDATTEEVVLALHERMAASEARLFGVSLADMAGDRRPINQPGTFREYPNWTLPLADADGNVLLLDQILRSNIATSVVESAKRAR; translated from the coding sequence GTGACTGCTGCGGTTTCCCACGACGTACTCCAAGAACTTGCCGGCCACTTCGGCATTGCGACCGAGTTCACCGACTGGCTCGGTGAACATCGAGAGGTGTCGGACGACACGCTGATCTCGGTGCTCGGGGCGCTCGACGTTGACGCCTCGACCGACGAGCTCGCGCGCGCCGCGCTCGACGACTTGGGTAACCGCCGCTGGCGGCAGGTCGTGCCGCCGACCGTCGTCACGCGCGTCGGCTCGTCGACCGAGGTGCTCGTGCACGTGCCCGCTGGGGCGAGCGTGCAGCTCTCCGTCGAACTTGAAGAGGGCGGGCGCGTCGAGCTCGAGCAGCTCGAGCACTTCGTCGATGCGCACGACGTCAATGGCCTCGCGGTTGGCGAGGCCAAGTTTGCCGTGCCCGCGAGCATCCCCGCCGGTTGGCACGCGATCGTCGCGACGCTCGACGGGGCCGAGATTTCGCCCGAGGCGCGCGTCGCGCTCGACGTCACCGAACGCCGCCAGCGCGGCGCGAGCGAGCCGATCGTCGAGGCGCGCGGCACGCTCATCAGCGCACCCGACGCGAGCAGCTTCGATGTGCCCGAGCCGGTATGGGGCCTCATGGCCCAGCTCTACCAGGCGCGCAGCTCGCGCTCGTGGGGCCTCGGCGACCTCGGCGACCTGCGCACCCTTGGCGAATGGGGCGCCGAGCACGAGGCCGACTTCGTGCTCGTCAATCCGTTCCACGCGCCCTCACCGGTCACACCGCTCGAGCCGTCGCCGTACCTGCCGACGACGCGGCGGTTTCTCGACCCGAGCCTCATCAGCATCGATGACCTCGTTGCGTCCGAGCCGGTGAGTCAGGAGGTCGGCCAGCGCCTCGCCGAGCTCGCGACATTCTGCCGCCAGAACCACACGCGCGACGTCATCGACCGCGATGGCACCTGGCTGGCGAAGCGAGAGGCACTCGCCCTCTGCTTCGACGCCGCGCGTCACGGTGACGACGGCCGCTGGCACGCGTTTGGCGCGTTCTGCGAGCTCGAGGGCCAGGGGCTCATCGACTTCGCGACCTGGGCGGCGCTCTGCGAACAGCTCGGCGGCAACTGGCGCGACTGGCCCGAGGAGTACCGCTCGCCGAACAACGAGGCGGTCGATGTCTTCCGGCAGGAGCACGCCGAGCGCGTCGAGTTCTATTGCTGGGTGCAGTTCGTGCTGCGCGACCAGGGCGCGGCGGCGCAGCAGCGACTGCGTGATGCCGGCATGCGCATCGGCGTCATGCACGACCTGGCGGTTGGCGTGCATCCGTCTGGCGCGGATGCCTGGTCGCTCGTCGACTCGCTCGCGCGTGGTGTGTCGGTCGGCGCGCCGCCCGACCAGTACAATCAGCTCGGCCAGAACTGGTCGCAGCCGCCGCTTCGTCCGGATGCCCTCGAACGGCTCGGCTACGAGCCGTTGCGTGACGTGCTCCGCGCGGCGTTTGCCGGCGCCGGCGCGCTGCGCATCGACCACATCCTTGGCCTGTTCCGCCTCTGGTGGGTGCCCGAGGGGCGCGACGCGAGCGAGGGCACCTACGTCACCTACAACCACGAGGCGATGATCGGCGCGCTGCTGCTCGAGGCGGAGCGCGCGGGCGCACTCGTCATCGGCGAGGACCTCGGCGTCGTGAGCGAGCTCACGCGCCAGGTGATGGCGGAGCGTCACGTCTACGGCACGCAGATCATGTGGTTCGAGTTCGAGGAGGACGGCTCGCCGAAACGCCCCGAGCACTACCGCACCGAATGCCTCGCGACCGTGACCACCCACGACCTGCCGCCGACAGCGGGCTTCCTCGAGCTGCGCCACGTCGACATTCGCGACCAGCTCGGCCTGCTCACGCGGCCGATTGAGGAGGAGCGCGCCGCCGAACAGGAACTCGTCGACGCCTACCGCCAGCAGCTCGTGGAGGAGGGCCGCATCAGCAACGACGCGACCACTGAGGAGGTCGTGCTCGCCCTGCACGAGCGGATGGCCGCATCCGAGGCCCGGCTGTTTGGGGTGTCGCTCGCCGATATGGCGGGGGATCGCCGACCGATTAACCAGCCCGGCACGTTCCGCGAATACCCGAACTGGACCCTGCCTTTGGCGGATGCCGACGGAAATGTGTTGCTCCTGGACCAGATTCTTCGTAGCAATATCGCAACGAGTGTTGTTGAATCCGCGAAACGCGCCCGGTGA